The following proteins are encoded in a genomic region of Natrinema sp. DC36:
- a CDS encoding HalOD1 output domain-containing protein codes for MTELTGATADGGAIRRQLDTDQEDPAARLVEVIADIDDVEPMELAPIYYRIDGLITGLFSSPSPLEANAHVTFSYEGYRIRVHQDGTTTVRELSA; via the coding sequence ATGACTGAACTGACCGGCGCTACTGCTGACGGCGGCGCGATTCGACGACAGCTCGACACCGACCAGGAGGATCCGGCGGCTCGCCTCGTCGAAGTCATCGCTGATATCGATGATGTCGAACCGATGGAGCTCGCTCCGATATATTACCGTATCGATGGCCTCATCACTGGTCTCTTCTCGTCACCGTCACCCCTCGAGGCGAACGCGCACGTCACGTTTTCGTACGAGGGCTACCGTATCCGCGTCCACCAGGACGG
- a CDS encoding 4-phosphopantoate--beta-alanine ligase — protein sequence MTDYDSVSADVEHEEEIPEDHPRYQDLLTRHRIERGVEKGITHLQGMHAEGRGSAFDYLLGEETIPSADDAERAAAAHLLLAERPVLSINGNVAALVPGEMAELADVVDADLEVNLFNRTPERIEAIADHLREHGADEVKGLEADAHIPNLDHERSKVDADGIYEADVVLVPLEDGDRAEALDEMGKTEIVIDLNPLSRSPRVADVPIVDNIIRAVPNITEHARELAAADEDELRAVIEGFDRDRALEEAEERIRSGDL from the coding sequence GTGACCGATTACGACAGCGTCTCCGCCGACGTCGAGCACGAGGAGGAGATCCCGGAGGACCACCCCAGATATCAGGACCTGCTCACTCGCCACCGAATCGAGCGGGGCGTCGAGAAAGGGATCACCCACCTCCAGGGGATGCACGCCGAAGGGCGGGGCAGCGCGTTCGACTACCTGCTGGGCGAGGAGACGATTCCGAGCGCCGACGACGCCGAACGGGCCGCCGCGGCACACCTCCTGCTCGCCGAGCGTCCCGTGCTCTCGATCAACGGCAACGTCGCCGCGCTGGTCCCCGGTGAGATGGCCGAACTGGCCGACGTCGTCGACGCCGACCTCGAGGTCAACCTGTTCAACCGAACGCCCGAGCGAATCGAAGCCATCGCCGACCACCTGCGCGAGCACGGCGCGGACGAGGTCAAGGGGCTCGAGGCCGACGCGCACATTCCGAACCTCGACCACGAGCGCTCGAAGGTCGATGCCGACGGCATCTACGAGGCCGACGTCGTGCTCGTGCCCCTCGAGGACGGCGACCGCGCCGAGGCGTTAGACGAGATGGGCAAGACCGAGATCGTGATCGACCTCAACCCGCTGTCGCGCTCGCCGCGGGTGGCCGACGTGCCGATCGTCGACAACATCATCCGCGCGGTGCCGAACATCACCGAGCACGCGCGGGAACTGGCGGCGGCCGACGAGGACGAACTCCGGGCGGTTATCGAGGGCTTCGACCGGGATCGGGCGCTCGAGGAGGCCGAGGAACGGATCCGGTCGGGTGATCTGTGA
- a CDS encoding methyltransferase domain-containing protein codes for MATDRRDDDSALSASRTDDDYGSHLERSRTVWDRWSNWYEMSERDLEPMREATIDRLDLHPGDRVLEIGCGPGVNFERIRCDIGPAGELVAIDYSPEMVEKARERVETRGWENVEVRCADATTAEFDDPFDGALATLSLSVMPDIRRATETVYRTLRPDTTFAVFDIGTISDGPARVLNPLIRRFLRWYANWNPDGDVVASLEAVFDECDIVDTYMAGTMYTVVCEKRDRV; via the coding sequence ATGGCCACAGACCGACGAGATGACGACTCGGCACTCAGCGCCTCGAGGACGGACGATGACTACGGTTCCCACCTCGAGCGGAGTCGGACGGTCTGGGACCGGTGGAGTAACTGGTACGAGATGAGCGAGCGCGATCTCGAACCGATGCGCGAGGCGACGATCGATCGGCTCGACCTCCACCCGGGTGACCGCGTGCTGGAAATCGGCTGCGGACCGGGCGTCAACTTCGAACGGATTCGATGCGATATCGGTCCGGCGGGCGAACTCGTCGCGATCGACTACAGCCCGGAAATGGTCGAAAAAGCACGCGAGCGGGTCGAGACACGCGGCTGGGAGAACGTCGAGGTTCGCTGCGCCGACGCCACGACGGCCGAGTTCGACGACCCGTTCGACGGGGCCCTGGCGACGCTCTCCCTGAGCGTTATGCCCGACATCCGCCGCGCGACCGAGACCGTGTATCGAACGTTGCGCCCTGACACCACGTTTGCGGTATTCGATATTGGGACGATCTCCGACGGTCCCGCTCGAGTCCTGAACCCGCTCATCCGGCGTTTCTTGCGCTGGTACGCGAACTGGAATCCCGACGGCGACGTTGTGGCGTCGCTCGAGGCCGTCTTTGATGAATGCGACATCGTCGATACCTATATGGCCGGCACCATGTACACCGTCGTTTGCGAGAAACGCGACCGGGTCTGA
- a CDS encoding helix-turn-helix domain-containing protein yields the protein MKSMGIRLEYAPEAIPPIHEGICESPDIDREVIVGGQSADGVETITSFVYGDPTAYESLLCDLEGVREYDITPSDDGFFCYLRRDLGPEGLSLLNALAQRTAVIVPPIEVRSDRTIRLTVVGHSSALAAMMEDVPDGLQLTVRWVSDAVTVSGAPVSDRQIAALRAARDVGFYEIPREAGIAAVAAELECAVSTASELLRRGEANAVERVLESGP from the coding sequence ATGAAATCGATGGGAATCCGACTCGAGTACGCTCCGGAGGCGATTCCACCGATTCACGAGGGAATCTGCGAGTCGCCCGACATCGACCGAGAAGTCATCGTGGGCGGTCAGTCGGCCGACGGCGTCGAGACGATCACGTCGTTCGTCTACGGCGACCCCACAGCCTACGAGTCGCTGTTGTGCGACCTCGAGGGTGTCCGCGAGTACGATATCACGCCGTCCGACGACGGCTTCTTTTGCTATCTCCGTCGAGACCTCGGTCCGGAGGGGCTGTCGTTGCTGAACGCGCTCGCACAGCGAACGGCCGTGATCGTGCCGCCGATCGAGGTCAGATCCGATCGGACGATTCGACTGACCGTCGTCGGGCATTCGTCCGCCCTCGCCGCCATGATGGAGGACGTTCCCGACGGACTGCAATTGACCGTCCGCTGGGTGAGCGACGCCGTAACGGTCAGCGGCGCGCCCGTTTCCGACCGCCAGATAGCCGCGCTTCGGGCGGCCCGGGATGTCGGATTCTACGAGATCCCGCGAGAGGCCGGTATCGCGGCGGTGGCCGCCGAACTCGAGTGTGCCGTCTCGACGGCCTCGGAACTCCTCCGCCGCGGCGAGGCGAACGCGGTCGAACGCGTCCTCGAGAGCGGACCGTAG
- a CDS encoding DUF1508 domain-containing protein, with protein MASRTDFHQSLFQLYEHYVGEPDSSKDVYGYWLFIVGYIIGAAGVATFVIGYAGEGNPYTLIRISGVTAATGLAFCLLGIVLMLPVRRRGIQASFVGLLISLAGVGFFGWAYPYNWRQLGTDYSVEVISVYTLGIGIIAGVTALVPVLTGQKGMFVAEEGKTEDPPILTGDAMESAQFAVFRDENGDWKWHVLHLEALAQSNESAVTRPDATEGIERVKSQISSAGLMELTTSAFRLYEDRDGTWQWTLARDDGSIVGSCAGEFDRRDGAEESVSFLKDRGPDADVIEIEGAAFTYEERRDQWYWQLVDDERAPLASSETGHSTQERAEDAAQTFAERFDQARVLDVEHVGVELCERADGWTWRFVDADDEVVANSTDEFDSRRDAEKAAEALLPALESASVTVAGEPTYELYESGEEWRYRLVDETEHVVARGPEGTPEHDGSAEWADQFGENAREADVVEIEDAEYEVYPAAGPSAGGSAASTPDDDLPATVEEPEPAADGGTTVDAPDADETGPWHWRLVTDDRDVVAASTEPHADAETATTAIERVRQQASEAELIEFENAAFQVYEADSGEWRWRLIDEDGNVLADSGEEHTSRGDAAEAMMTLKEQAPNAELLEIETAAFELFVNEDDEWGWRLIDEAGKLVAEDPATHPTRGAARQAMNRLLEYLDSDVRTMDRAIFQTYATEDWHWRFVMPSGDTVAVDGEDHPTRDELVDGLDDVRDAAATARRSTIGDVSVQLYGNGEWHFRLLDRDRAEIADSTVSYSDREAATDGVDALTAHAPEAPIFAIEDAVIRLDGDDSWSWELVDRDREVLAEAVDSAASKDELLDAIEAVRRLAPMAGRVDFDVASFELVADDDERWRWRLIDEDGRTVASGSETHETVDAAREALENVRELIESASILEIDSVSFELHTADDGWVWQLIDEYGTTMAKSTQTYANRTDAREAMNDVKAQAPDGWITFTE; from the coding sequence ATGGCTTCACGAACTGACTTTCACCAAAGCTTATTTCAGCTGTATGAACACTACGTCGGTGAACCCGACTCGAGCAAGGACGTCTACGGCTACTGGCTGTTCATCGTCGGCTACATCATCGGTGCCGCTGGCGTCGCGACGTTCGTGATCGGCTACGCGGGTGAGGGGAACCCCTACACGCTCATCCGCATCTCCGGAGTGACGGCGGCGACGGGGCTCGCGTTCTGCCTGCTCGGAATCGTCCTGATGTTGCCGGTTCGTCGACGGGGAATCCAGGCCAGTTTCGTCGGTCTGTTGATCTCGCTGGCGGGCGTCGGCTTTTTCGGGTGGGCGTATCCGTACAACTGGCGGCAACTCGGGACCGACTATAGCGTGGAGGTCATTTCGGTCTACACGCTCGGTATCGGGATCATCGCGGGCGTGACCGCGCTCGTTCCCGTGCTCACGGGACAGAAGGGGATGTTCGTCGCGGAGGAAGGGAAGACCGAAGATCCGCCGATTCTCACCGGAGACGCGATGGAAAGCGCACAGTTCGCCGTCTTCCGCGACGAGAACGGCGACTGGAAGTGGCACGTCCTCCACCTCGAGGCGCTGGCCCAGAGCAACGAGAGCGCCGTGACGCGGCCGGACGCCACGGAGGGTATCGAGCGCGTCAAGTCCCAGATCAGCTCCGCGGGGCTAATGGAGCTGACGACTTCGGCGTTCCGACTCTACGAGGACCGCGACGGCACGTGGCAGTGGACGCTCGCGCGGGACGACGGCTCCATCGTCGGCTCCTGTGCCGGCGAATTCGATCGGCGCGACGGCGCCGAGGAGTCGGTGAGCTTCCTGAAGGATCGGGGCCCCGACGCCGACGTGATCGAGATCGAGGGTGCTGCCTTCACCTACGAGGAGCGACGCGATCAGTGGTACTGGCAGCTGGTCGACGACGAACGCGCGCCGCTGGCCTCGAGCGAGACGGGACACTCGACGCAGGAACGGGCCGAAGACGCCGCCCAGACGTTCGCCGAACGGTTCGATCAGGCGCGGGTTCTCGACGTCGAGCACGTCGGCGTGGAACTCTGCGAGCGAGCCGACGGCTGGACCTGGCGGTTCGTCGACGCCGACGACGAGGTCGTCGCCAACAGCACGGACGAGTTCGACTCCCGGCGCGACGCCGAGAAGGCCGCCGAAGCGTTGCTCCCGGCGCTCGAGTCGGCGTCGGTCACCGTCGCCGGCGAACCGACCTACGAGCTCTACGAGTCCGGCGAGGAGTGGCGCTACCGGCTGGTCGACGAGACCGAGCACGTCGTCGCGCGCGGACCCGAGGGAACCCCCGAACACGACGGCTCGGCGGAGTGGGCCGACCAGTTCGGTGAGAACGCCCGCGAAGCGGACGTCGTCGAGATCGAGGACGCCGAGTACGAAGTGTATCCGGCGGCGGGGCCCAGCGCCGGTGGCAGTGCCGCATCCACGCCGGACGACGACCTCCCCGCGACGGTCGAAGAGCCCGAACCCGCGGCCGACGGCGGAACGACCGTCGATGCGCCCGACGCGGACGAGACCGGTCCGTGGCACTGGCGGCTCGTCACCGACGACCGGGACGTCGTCGCTGCGAGTACGGAGCCACACGCCGACGCCGAGACGGCGACGACGGCGATCGAGCGGGTTCGCCAGCAGGCCAGCGAGGCGGAGCTCATCGAGTTCGAGAACGCTGCCTTCCAGGTCTACGAAGCCGATTCCGGCGAGTGGCGCTGGCGACTCATCGACGAGGACGGAAACGTGCTCGCGGACAGCGGCGAGGAACACACCTCCCGCGGCGATGCTGCGGAAGCGATGATGACGCTGAAAGAGCAGGCACCCAACGCGGAACTCCTCGAGATCGAGACCGCGGCCTTCGAGCTGTTCGTCAACGAGGACGACGAGTGGGGCTGGCGGCTCATCGACGAGGCCGGCAAGCTCGTCGCGGAGGATCCGGCGACCCATCCCACCCGCGGAGCCGCGCGCCAGGCGATGAATCGGCTGCTCGAGTATCTCGACTCCGACGTGCGGACGATGGACCGGGCGATCTTCCAGACGTACGCGACGGAAGACTGGCACTGGCGGTTCGTCATGCCGTCCGGTGACACCGTCGCCGTCGACGGCGAGGACCATCCGACCCGCGACGAACTGGTCGACGGTCTCGACGACGTGCGCGACGCCGCCGCAACGGCTCGTCGCTCCACGATCGGCGACGTGTCCGTGCAGCTGTACGGCAACGGCGAGTGGCACTTCCGGCTGCTCGACCGCGACCGAGCGGAGATCGCCGACTCGACCGTCTCCTACTCCGATCGCGAGGCGGCGACCGACGGTGTCGACGCCCTCACGGCCCACGCGCCCGAGGCGCCGATCTTCGCGATCGAGGACGCCGTCATTCGCCTCGACGGCGACGACAGCTGGTCGTGGGAACTCGTCGACCGCGATCGCGAGGTGCTCGCCGAGGCGGTCGACTCCGCTGCGAGCAAGGACGAACTGCTGGACGCGATCGAAGCGGTCCGTCGGCTCGCGCCGATGGCCGGCCGCGTCGACTTCGACGTCGCCTCGTTCGAACTCGTCGCCGACGACGACGAACGCTGGCGCTGGCGGCTCATCGACGAGGACGGCCGCACCGTCGCGTCCGGCTCCGAAACGCACGAAACGGTCGACGCCGCGCGCGAGGCCCTCGAGAACGTCCGCGAACTGATCGAGTCGGCGAGCATCCTCGAGATCGACAGCGTTTCCTTCGAGCTGCACACCGCCGACGACGGCTGGGTCTGGCAGCTGATCGACGAGTACGGGACGACGATGGCGAAGAGCACGCAGACCTACGCGAACCGCACGGACGCCCGCGAGGCGATGAACGACGTGAAGGCGCAGGCACCCGACGGCTGGATCACCTTCACCGAGTAA
- a CDS encoding pantoate kinase translates to MREEVTAFVPGHVTGFFSTHPDDDPTKAGSRGAGLTLTDGVDVTVEPATETTVVLDGTEIDVDPVATVLETLNATARVEANSELPLGAGFGVSGAMALGTALATNRVFDRKLSMNELVTIAHGAEVQAGTGLGDVVAQAHGGVPIRLEPGGPHHNELDAIPARARVEYVSFGERSTADVLSGDTEALTAAGQEALARVVEEPTLLSFLYASRLFAHDAGLLTARVSEAITDVSAVDGQASMAMLGETVFALGTGLSDAGYEPSVCATHPAGAMLK, encoded by the coding sequence ATGCGCGAGGAGGTGACGGCGTTCGTCCCCGGTCACGTCACGGGCTTTTTCAGCACCCATCCGGACGACGATCCGACGAAAGCCGGCTCACGAGGCGCGGGACTGACGCTGACGGACGGTGTCGACGTAACGGTCGAGCCAGCGACGGAGACGACCGTCGTTCTCGACGGGACGGAAATCGATGTCGACCCGGTAGCGACCGTCCTCGAGACGCTCAACGCGACCGCTCGAGTCGAGGCGAACTCCGAACTCCCGCTCGGAGCGGGGTTCGGCGTGTCGGGAGCGATGGCACTCGGGACGGCGCTCGCGACCAATCGCGTCTTCGATCGCAAACTCTCGATGAACGAACTCGTCACGATCGCTCACGGTGCCGAGGTTCAGGCCGGGACGGGGCTCGGAGACGTGGTTGCCCAGGCCCACGGCGGCGTCCCGATCCGCCTCGAGCCCGGCGGCCCCCATCACAACGAACTCGATGCGATCCCCGCCCGCGCACGAGTGGAATACGTCTCGTTCGGCGAACGCTCGACGGCCGACGTGCTCTCGGGCGATACGGAAGCGCTGACCGCCGCCGGCCAGGAAGCGCTCGCGCGGGTCGTCGAGGAACCGACGTTGCTCTCCTTCCTGTACGCCTCGAGGCTGTTCGCGCACGATGCGGGGCTACTGACGGCACGGGTCTCGGAGGCGATCACCGACGTCTCGGCGGTCGACGGACAGGCGTCGATGGCCATGCTCGGCGAAACCGTCTTCGCGCTCGGGACGGGGCTATCCGATGCAGGCTACGAGCCCTCGGTCTGCGCCACACATCCGGCCGGTGCGATGCTCAAGTAG
- a CDS encoding alpha/beta fold hydrolase — MTDNDKLGEQPATDESTTDRRTLLKATGTTIVGGAGLAAASGSASAQFLGGPTVIEVDDGWLGWSADGSIPVADEVLIFIHGWFGDSTVESQTTDVQDSLEAGGYTPDETVAIEWPGTTLNFVGAEADTEDVGEVVAGLVEEFYDAGGGNIRLVGHSLGGRCVYWTATKLSSGYEIETVAGLGAAADGSEICGDPWNPGLSNACEVRNYHSNNDSTVGGAYGGWGDTALGTEGAGCNPGSNYTDVDVTYSVGSHLAYLGDDAVGADLAGAINSGSCTSGGGGDDGDDDGSWWSW; from the coding sequence ATGACAGACAACGACAAACTTGGCGAACAGCCGGCGACCGACGAATCGACGACCGACCGACGAACACTCCTAAAGGCGACCGGAACGACCATCGTCGGCGGCGCGGGACTGGCCGCCGCGTCCGGGTCGGCCTCCGCACAGTTCCTTGGCGGCCCCACTGTGATCGAAGTCGATGACGGTTGGCTCGGCTGGAGCGCCGACGGCAGCATCCCCGTCGCGGACGAAGTGCTCATCTTCATCCACGGCTGGTTCGGCGATAGCACCGTCGAGAGCCAGACCACCGACGTGCAAGACTCCCTCGAGGCGGGCGGCTATACGCCCGACGAGACCGTTGCAATCGAGTGGCCCGGTACCACGCTCAACTTCGTCGGTGCCGAGGCCGACACCGAGGACGTCGGCGAGGTCGTCGCCGGTCTCGTCGAGGAATTCTACGATGCCGGTGGCGGAAATATCCGCCTCGTCGGTCACTCCCTCGGTGGGCGCTGCGTTTACTGGACCGCGACCAAGCTCAGCAGCGGCTACGAGATCGAGACCGTCGCGGGACTCGGCGCGGCCGCCGACGGCTCCGAAATCTGTGGCGACCCGTGGAATCCCGGCCTCAGCAACGCCTGCGAGGTCCGTAACTATCACTCCAACAACGACTCGACCGTCGGCGGTGCCTACGGCGGCTGGGGCGACACCGCTCTCGGAACCGAGGGTGCGGGCTGCAACCCCGGATCGAACTACACCGACGTCGACGTGACCTACAGCGTCGGCAGCCACCTCGCGTATCTGGGCGACGATGCCGTCGGTGCAGACCTCGCCGGTGCGATCAACAGCGGCTCCTGTACCAGCGGCGGCGGTGGCGACGACGGCGACGACGACGGCAGCTGGTGGAGTTGGTAA
- a CDS encoding alpha/beta hydrolase, whose amino-acid sequence MSDKHTSGKSYSIDRRTLLKTTATAAVAAAGVGATTGSALADTDEIMEVDLRGGIPPVSAAPQGEDEVIFNVHGYSGSSASVSQSQTLQDTLRQLGNTETVTAVTWDDSGLPGSAESSARQQGADFADWMEGYIQENPGTTIRVLGHSMGGIVAFEFMAAAAGRFQVANVDSIGSYEVSDVPCEGTEFHDAIDQVASFAGNYYSTNDSIARLGSGPADCGFGGGSLPSNYADVDVSDSVGSHTTYKSSTGFGQAYISNFQPGVDRNGDGGDNGDGGEDAAPTIDSLSVDQQSFWGNDITVEWSVSDANGDLSSVQSVVFGSSSNRLDSTRTSVSGSSASGTHELDPPYYNDGTYVRVRVTDAAGNDSTRRVQL is encoded by the coding sequence ATGTCAGACAAGCACACCTCCGGCAAATCGTATTCGATCGATCGACGAACGCTCCTTAAGACCACCGCAACGGCCGCCGTCGCGGCCGCGGGCGTCGGCGCGACGACCGGATCGGCGCTCGCGGACACGGACGAGATCATGGAGGTAGACCTGCGGGGCGGAATCCCGCCGGTGTCGGCGGCACCGCAGGGCGAGGACGAGGTTATCTTCAACGTCCACGGCTACAGCGGGTCGTCCGCCAGCGTCAGTCAGTCACAGACACTTCAGGACACGCTCCGCCAGCTCGGCAACACCGAGACGGTAACCGCGGTCACCTGGGACGACAGCGGCTTGCCAGGGTCGGCCGAGTCCAGCGCTCGCCAGCAGGGCGCGGACTTCGCCGACTGGATGGAGGGATACATCCAGGAGAATCCCGGCACGACGATTCGGGTCCTCGGCCACTCGATGGGCGGGATCGTCGCTTTCGAGTTCATGGCTGCCGCGGCTGGCCGATTCCAGGTCGCGAACGTCGACTCCATCGGGTCCTACGAGGTCAGCGACGTTCCCTGCGAGGGGACGGAGTTCCACGACGCCATCGACCAGGTCGCGTCGTTCGCCGGCAACTACTACTCGACGAACGACTCCATCGCGCGGCTCGGGAGCGGGCCAGCGGACTGTGGCTTCGGCGGCGGCTCGCTGCCCTCGAACTACGCTGACGTCGACGTCAGCGACTCCGTCGGCAGCCACACCACCTACAAGTCGAGTACCGGCTTCGGGCAGGCGTACATCAGCAACTTCCAGCCCGGCGTCGACCGGAACGGCGACGGCGGTGACAACGGTGATGGCGGCGAGGACGCCGCGCCGACCATCGACTCGCTGTCGGTGGACCAACAGAGCTTCTGGGGCAACGACATCACCGTCGAGTGGTCCGTCTCGGACGCCAACGGTGACCTCTCGTCCGTCCAGTCCGTCGTCTTCGGCTCGAGTAGCAACCGGCTGGACAGTACGCGTACGAGCGTTTCCGGCTCGAGCGCCTCGGGGACTCACGAACTCGACCCGCCGTACTACAACGACGGCACCTACGTCAGGGTCCGGGTCACCGACGCCGCCGGCAACGATTCGACCCGTCGCGTCCAGCTATAA
- the aspS gene encoding aspartate--tRNA(Asn) ligase, producing the protein MQDRTYTADAEPGDDATVAGWVHEIRDLGGIAFLILRDTTGKIQIKFEKDEMDEELVETGLGVSRESVIEVSGAVEEEPRAPTGVEVTPESVEVVAPADPELPLDPSEKVDADLSTRLDNRTLDLRKEEVQTVFEIRSDVLRSVRDQFRDYDCTEINTPKIVATGTEGGTELFPITYFGEEAFMNQSPQLFKQLVAGSNVERVFEIGPIFRAEEHNTPRHLNEATSIDFEGAFCDHTDAMDVAEGIVKAAYESVQENFGDQLEELDLAEDFAVPDGDFPRISYEEALERINATGELDEQLVWGDDLPTPAEEALGQDVGGHYFITDWPSEIKPFYIKDHDDDPQLSTGFDLMHPRMELVSGGQREHRHEKLIEGFEQQGLDPDQFEYYTKMFKYGMPPHAGFGLGGERLIMTILGLDNIREAVLFPRDRQRLSP; encoded by the coding sequence ATGCAGGACAGAACCTACACTGCCGACGCCGAGCCGGGCGACGACGCGACGGTCGCCGGCTGGGTCCACGAGATCCGCGATCTCGGGGGCATCGCATTCCTGATCCTTCGAGATACGACGGGCAAGATCCAGATCAAGTTCGAGAAAGACGAGATGGACGAAGAGTTGGTCGAGACGGGACTGGGGGTCTCCCGCGAGAGCGTCATCGAAGTCTCCGGTGCGGTCGAAGAGGAACCGCGCGCGCCGACGGGCGTCGAGGTCACGCCCGAGTCCGTCGAGGTCGTCGCCCCCGCCGACCCCGAACTGCCGCTCGACCCCTCGGAGAAGGTCGACGCCGACCTCTCGACGCGACTGGACAACCGCACCCTCGACCTCCGCAAGGAGGAGGTCCAGACGGTCTTCGAGATCCGTTCGGACGTGTTGCGTTCGGTCCGTGACCAGTTCCGGGACTACGACTGTACGGAGATCAACACGCCAAAGATCGTCGCGACGGGGACCGAGGGCGGGACGGAACTGTTCCCGATCACCTACTTCGGCGAGGAGGCCTTCATGAACCAGTCGCCACAGCTGTTCAAACAGCTGGTCGCCGGCTCGAACGTCGAGCGGGTCTTCGAGATCGGCCCGATCTTCCGCGCGGAGGAACACAACACGCCGCGGCACTTGAACGAGGCCACCTCGATCGACTTCGAGGGCGCGTTCTGTGACCACACCGACGCCATGGACGTCGCCGAGGGCATCGTCAAAGCCGCCTACGAGTCCGTTCAGGAGAACTTCGGCGACCAGCTCGAGGAGCTCGACCTCGCCGAGGACTTCGCGGTCCCCGACGGCGATTTCCCGCGAATCAGCTACGAGGAGGCCCTCGAGCGCATCAACGCCACGGGCGAACTCGACGAACAGCTCGTCTGGGGCGACGACCTTCCGACGCCGGCCGAGGAGGCCCTCGGGCAGGACGTCGGCGGCCATTACTTCATCACCGACTGGCCCAGCGAGATCAAGCCGTTTTACATCAAGGATCACGACGACGATCCCCAGCTCTCGACCGGCTTCGACCTCATGCACCCGCGGATGGAACTGGTCTCGGGCGGCCAGCGCGAGCACCGCCACGAGAAGCTCATCGAGGGCTTCGAACAGCAGGGGCTCGATCCCGACCAGTTCGAGTACTATACCAAGATGTTCAAGTACGGCATGCCGCCCCACGCCGGCTTCGGGCTCGGCGGCGAGCGCCTGATCATGACGATCCTCGGGCTGGACAACATTCGGGAAGCTGTTCTCTTCCCGCGTGATCGTCAGCGTCTGAGTCCGTAG
- a CDS encoding methyltransferase domain-containing protein, with the protein MTRPDRNGDAVKELVRQHWNGRATTFDDASQHGIHSEEQHDQWLAVLREWTGDEPLQVLDIGCGTGVISLLLAELGHDVTGVDFAPEMLERARKKAEQAGRSADFYRGDAEALAVPDNTVELVTARHLVWTLPNPETAIGEWQRVVEPGGRILVIEGYWNHAEPWDEYEQIHDDLPMYDGRPPEELRAVLKRRGLRDIEYEPLVDPVLWGREPHHEYYVLAGTVSQ; encoded by the coding sequence ATGACACGACCGGATCGGAACGGGGATGCCGTCAAGGAACTCGTCCGACAGCACTGGAACGGGCGCGCGACGACGTTCGATGACGCGAGCCAACACGGCATCCACAGCGAGGAACAGCACGACCAGTGGCTGGCGGTTCTCCGCGAGTGGACCGGCGACGAGCCGCTGCAGGTGCTCGATATCGGGTGTGGGACGGGGGTTATTTCGCTGCTGCTGGCGGAACTGGGCCACGACGTTACGGGCGTCGACTTCGCGCCGGAGATGCTCGAGCGCGCCCGGAAGAAAGCCGAACAGGCGGGCCGGTCGGCCGATTTCTACCGCGGAGACGCGGAGGCCCTCGCGGTTCCCGACAACACCGTCGAACTGGTCACGGCTCGCCACCTCGTCTGGACGCTCCCGAACCCCGAGACGGCGATCGGGGAGTGGCAGCGGGTCGTCGAACCGGGCGGTCGAATTCTCGTGATCGAGGGCTACTGGAACCACGCCGAACCGTGGGACGAGTACGAACAGATCCACGACGACCTGCCGATGTACGACGGACGACCGCCCGAAGAACTGCGTGCGGTCCTCAAGCGGCGCGGTCTACGAGACATCGAGTACGAACCGCTCGTCGATCCGGTATTGTGGGGGCGGGAGCCACACCACGAGTATTACGTTCTGGCCGGCACGGTTTCCCAGTGA